The following coding sequences are from one Campylobacter sp. RM16187 window:
- a CDS encoding SixA phosphatase family protein: MKKIYFIRHAKAAQKEYENDFERDLNERGKKDLALMCDRLKKHKVRADAIFSSPAKRCAKTANKMADAVKFKSKIEFINMFYEAGVSDMLEFIRGLDDRLNSVFIVSHNDTITEICELLSDAVIGNIPTCGIFCVEFECSFKEIKEHENRALFFDYPKKHKD, from the coding sequence ATGAAAAAAATTTACTTTATAAGGCATGCAAAAGCAGCTCAAAAAGAATATGAAAACGACTTTGAACGCGATCTAAACGAACGAGGCAAGAAAGATCTGGCTTTGATGTGCGATAGGCTTAAAAAGCATAAGGTGAGGGCGGATGCGATCTTTTCAAGCCCTGCTAAACGCTGTGCAAAAACTGCTAATAAGATGGCTGATGCGGTTAAATTTAAAAGCAAGATAGAATTTATAAATATGTTTTACGAAGCTGGTGTGAGTGATATGCTTGAGTTTATAAGAGGGCTTGATGATAGGCTAAATAGCGTATTTATCGTATCGCACAACGACACTATAACTGAAATTTGTGAGCTTCTAAGCGATGCCGTAATAGGCAATATCCCTACTTGCGGGATATTTTGCGTAGAATTTGAATGCTCTTTTAAAGAGATCAAAGAGCATGAAAACCGTGCTTTGTTTTTTGACTATCCAAAAAAACATAAGGACTAA
- a CDS encoding MlaD family protein, translating to MENKINYTLIGLFFVIVVSIAAGFIWWMISYGNNKNEYRSYYILTNDLPNGIKKDSTVKFIGVDAGIVKDIKFASQKDAQIEIELWVAKGLPVKKDSTVVAEIQGITGISYLNIQRGSQNSPIFSDSEKPYITLEESLFQKIGGKASSLTENIDRTLANINKVLNEENTKKISSILKSIDELAANLNNISANTDINGSLENLNNTLLEFQILAKNGSKTLENINSFSNNFSNLAIKLENLQRIMEEKIKSGEYDIKDILSSFSQEAITTFLEFQKTLKEFRQTLFRLEDKPYEFFFKDPQDKDKK from the coding sequence ATGGAAAATAAGATAAACTATACTCTTATAGGGCTATTTTTTGTCATAGTCGTGTCTATCGCCGCCGGCTTTATATGGTGGATGATAAGCTATGGAAATAATAAGAACGAATACAGATCATACTACATACTTACAAATGACCTTCCAAACGGGATCAAAAAGGATTCTACTGTTAAATTTATAGGGGTTGATGCGGGAATAGTAAAAGATATTAAATTTGCAAGCCAAAAAGATGCACAAATAGAGATTGAATTATGGGTTGCCAAAGGGCTTCCTGTTAAAAAAGATAGCACTGTAGTGGCAGAGATTCAAGGAATAACAGGCATAAGCTATCTAAATATACAAAGAGGATCACAAAATAGTCCTATATTTAGTGATAGCGAAAAGCCTTATATTACTCTTGAAGAGAGTTTGTTTCAAAAAATAGGCGGAAAGGCTAGTAGCTTAACAGAAAATATCGATAGAACGCTTGCAAATATAAATAAAGTTTTAAACGAAGAGAATACTAAAAAAATATCTTCCATTTTAAAATCCATTGATGAGCTTGCGGCTAACTTAAATAATATTAGTGCAAATACCGATATAAATGGTTCTTTGGAAAATCTAAACAATACTCTTTTGGAGTTTCAAATCTTGGCCAAAAACGGCTCTAAGACACTTGAAAATATCAACTCATTTTCTAATAATTTTTCCAATCTGGCAATTAAGCTAGAAAATTTACAAAGAATCATGGAAGAAAAGATAAAAAGCGGAGAGTATGATATAAAAGATATTTTAAGCTCATTTTCACAAGAGGCTATAACTACATTTTTAGAATTTCAAAAGACTCTGAAAGAATTTAGGCAGACTCTTTTTAGGCTGGAGGATAAGCCTTACGAATTTTTCTTTAAAGACCCTCAAGACAAGGATAAAAAATGA
- a CDS encoding Mur ligase family protein — protein sequence MSENLTQILIQIGLVASHILFTLALGFYLITCLQWFSYKFERVLFHFTKPAWHVFFAIIPIVLYYTTGKFFWIYFYFAMVPSLYLWHKKLDKKLVFTPRIKRFFIILALALVLENVFCFISAKCQNLGVILPLTLSFILSFMLEKMNFKVYEKSAVKKLEGMKELKIILITASFGKTSIKNFLFEILKDDFRCHKTPRSVNTLAGLIQDINNNLAADTQIYIAEAGARLKGDIAEITAFLQPQIVIVGEIGAQHIEYFKTLDNIRSTKLEALGSKQLEKAFVHSSTLAKESEKVEIFDKNLKDIKANLEGINFSLDEVEFSSPLLGKFNCSNLAVCVKTALYLGLEPAKVQNLISKLKNVEHRLQRIDAGGKIIIDDSFNGNFNGMSASYELVSSYEGRKVLITPGIVESTAEENEKLSKIINETFDVVMISSSLNAIALLKYLTKPKIIIIKDKSKMQEILAQKTKAGDLILFSNDAPNFM from the coding sequence ATGAGTGAAAATTTAACGCAAATTTTAATCCAAATCGGACTTGTCGCCTCGCATATCTTATTTACTCTTGCGCTTGGATTTTATCTCATCACATGCCTTCAGTGGTTTTCGTATAAATTTGAGCGAGTGCTTTTTCACTTCACAAAGCCCGCCTGGCACGTATTTTTTGCGATCATTCCTATCGTGCTTTACTATACGACAGGTAAGTTTTTTTGGATATATTTTTACTTTGCAATGGTGCCAAGTCTTTATCTATGGCACAAAAAGCTTGATAAAAAGCTGGTTTTTACGCCTAGAATCAAGCGATTTTTCATCATACTTGCACTTGCTTTGGTGCTTGAAAATGTATTTTGTTTCATCTCCGCAAAATGTCAAAATTTAGGTGTTATCTTGCCGCTTACACTTTCGTTTATCCTTAGTTTTATGCTTGAAAAAATGAATTTTAAAGTTTACGAAAAATCGGCTGTTAAAAAACTTGAAGGTATGAAAGAGCTTAAGATTATCCTTATAACGGCAAGTTTTGGCAAGACGAGCATCAAAAATTTCTTATTTGAGATCTTAAAAGATGATTTTAGATGCCATAAAACTCCTCGCAGCGTAAATACCCTAGCAGGACTTATCCAAGATATAAACAACAATCTTGCCGCCGATACGCAAATTTATATAGCCGAAGCAGGGGCTAGACTAAAGGGTGATATCGCTGAGATAACGGCCTTTTTGCAGCCTCAAATCGTAATCGTAGGCGAAATAGGGGCTCAACATATCGAATACTTTAAAACACTTGATAATATCCGCTCAACCAAGCTTGAAGCGCTTGGCTCCAAACAGCTTGAAAAGGCTTTCGTGCATAGCTCAACACTAGCAAAAGAGAGCGAAAAAGTGGAAATTTTTGATAAAAATTTAAAGGATATAAAGGCAAATTTAGAAGGCATAAATTTTAGCCTTGATGAAGTTGAATTTAGCTCGCCTTTGCTTGGCAAATTTAACTGCTCAAACTTAGCCGTTTGTGTTAAAACCGCTCTTTATTTAGGGCTCGAGCCGGCAAAAGTTCAAAATTTGATATCTAAGCTTAAAAATGTCGAGCATAGGCTTCAAAGGATTGATGCGGGCGGCAAAATCATAATAGATGATAGCTTTAATGGCAACTTTAACGGCATGAGTGCGTCTTATGAGCTTGTTTCAAGCTATGAAGGTCGCAAAGTGCTGATAACTCCGGGAATAGTCGAAAGCACTGCTGAAGAAAATGAAAAACTAAGCAAAATTATAAATGAAACTTTTGACGTAGTGATGATATCAAGCTCACTAAACGCAATCGCACTGCTTAAATATCTTACAAAACCAAAGATAATCATCATAAAAGATAAGTCAAAAATGCAAGAAATACTAGCTCAAAAAACCAAAGCAGGGGATCTGATACTATTTTCAAACGACGCGCCTAACTTTATGTAA
- a CDS encoding class I SAM-dependent methyltransferase has protein sequence MEIKHIEESYDSIPYVSQSFKYSHPHKLEAIAKLLLLDPPNASKAKILEIGCSFAGNLIPFALNNQEATLVGIDLSGTQIEKGNKIIGEIGIENLKLYQKDICEMSDELGKFDYIIAHGVYSWVPKEVQDAILKTIKNLLSPNGIAYVSYNTYPGWKNKSIIRDFIDIFMPKNKFSPQEQVKFLRENLKFLKSYMSAIGFSDKQKNLISTIDSLDTNDDSYIFHEYFEIFNDPCFFYEFIEHIEKYELGYLVDSNLIFSLNNAYDQQLSNIVKNFNNMEPRIAIEQFFDFTAGMSFRRSIITHKENLAKARLDKTFSKKVLDELNLLGSFMIKDNKIFDSKNKEINSRVIKIVNILNSSFPSTISIKDLVEMFDENDKNQVYADIISLIINDSVDILPNPIVCVKYNPGKSKIKNIYKRYIKYFLNNDERIISFSNYLNEIIGKFGKEEFEIMLAFDGQNSIKDIKRLLKEKNIEMQRKNEKGELEKVDKNEAIDIYTTGLVEKMIRNNMFELI, from the coding sequence ATGGAAATAAAACATATAGAAGAAAGCTACGATAGCATACCTTATGTATCACAATCTTTCAAATATTCCCACCCTCATAAATTAGAAGCTATAGCGAAACTTTTGTTGCTTGATCCACCTAATGCTTCAAAGGCAAAAATTTTAGAGATAGGATGTTCTTTTGCTGGAAACCTGATACCTTTTGCCCTGAATAATCAAGAAGCAACATTGGTTGGAATTGACTTATCTGGCACTCAAATAGAAAAAGGAAATAAGATTATCGGTGAAATTGGAATAGAAAATTTAAAACTATATCAAAAAGATATATGCGAAATGAGCGATGAACTAGGAAAGTTTGATTACATAATAGCTCACGGTGTATACAGCTGGGTTCCAAAAGAGGTTCAAGACGCTATTTTAAAGACCATAAAAAATTTACTATCCCCAAATGGAATCGCTTACGTATCTTACAATACCTACCCTGGATGGAAAAACAAGTCGATTATAAGAGATTTTATTGATATTTTTATGCCAAAAAATAAATTTTCCCCGCAAGAACAAGTTAAATTTTTAAGAGAAAATCTGAAATTTCTAAAAAGTTATATGAGCGCTATAGGTTTTTCTGACAAACAAAAAAACCTTATAAGCACCATAGACAGCTTAGATACGAATGATGACAGTTATATATTTCACGAGTATTTTGAAATTTTCAATGATCCTTGCTTTTTTTATGAATTTATAGAACATATAGAAAAATACGAGCTTGGCTATCTTGTTGATTCCAATCTAATATTTTCCTTAAATAACGCATACGATCAGCAACTATCAAATATAGTTAAAAATTTTAATAATATGGAGCCAAGAATAGCCATAGAGCAATTCTTTGATTTTACGGCAGGGATGTCCTTTAGAAGAAGTATCATAACACATAAGGAAAATTTAGCGAAAGCAAGACTTGATAAAACATTTAGTAAAAAAGTTTTAGATGAGCTAAATTTACTCGGATCATTTATGATTAAGGACAATAAAATATTTGATTCAAAAAATAAAGAGATAAATAGTAGAGTGATAAAAATAGTAAATATTTTAAACTCATCCTTCCCTTCTACAATCTCTATCAAAGATCTTGTGGAGATGTTTGATGAAAATGATAAAAATCAAGTTTATGCAGATATTATATCGCTGATCATTAACGATAGCGTGGATATACTACCAAATCCTATAGTTTGCGTTAAATACAACCCTGGCAAAAGCAAAATAAAAAATATCTATAAAAGATACATTAAATATTTTTTGAATAACGATGAGCGAATCATATCATTTTCCAACTATCTAAACGAAATAATAGGAAAATTTGGCAAAGAGGAATTTGAGATAATGCTAGCTTTTGATGGGCAAAATAGTATTAAAGATATCAAAAGACTACTAAAAGAAAAAAATATAGAGATGCAAAGAAAAAATGAAAAAGGCGAGCTCGAAAAAGTAGATAAAAACGAAGCAATAGATATCTATACTACTGGTTTAGTTGAAAAGATGATCAGAAATAATATGTTTGAGTTAATTTAG
- a CDS encoding type II toxin-antitoxin system Phd/YefM family antitoxin: MTTFSKDEIYTATEVVRNFSTVLTKVGSAQIKRAVIVKNNKFEAVLLNMAEYERLCEAVEVLQTIYSSRKKGENGE, translated from the coding sequence ATGACTACATTTAGCAAAGATGAAATCTACACCGCCACCGAAGTTGTTAGAAATTTTAGCACTGTTCTTACCAAAGTGGGCTCGGCACAGATAAAGCGAGCCGTCATCGTAAAAAATAATAAATTTGAAGCGGTTTTACTAAATATGGCCGAATACGAGCGCTTATGCGAGGCAGTGGAAGTTTTGCAAACTATATATTCGTCAAGAAAAAAGGGCGAAAATGGCGAGTAA
- a CDS encoding rhomboid family intramembrane serine protease, translated as MYATPFLIAFNCLVYFLINFIIQDSDLNLVFGLNLLLLDQNFFWQPLSSMFMHGNLTHLLMNMAVLFQFGSILERELGALKFSLVYLLGGIATSLLSFVYIYFAYEFNGNFINLVGASGAISVLLGIMAFLDRSSAKGLLIAILLMSFVPLIMGVNVAWYAHIIGFTVGYFVMKARIL; from the coding sequence TTGTATGCAACCCCTTTTTTGATAGCTTTTAACTGTTTGGTATATTTTCTTATAAATTTCATTATTCAAGATAGTGATTTAAATTTGGTTTTCGGGCTAAATTTGCTACTTTTAGATCAAAATTTTTTCTGGCAACCACTAAGCTCGATGTTTATGCACGGAAATTTAACTCACTTACTTATGAATATGGCGGTTCTTTTTCAGTTTGGCTCTATTTTGGAACGCGAACTTGGAGCTTTAAAATTTAGCCTAGTTTATCTCCTTGGAGGCATAGCTACTTCGCTTTTAAGCTTTGTTTATATCTATTTTGCCTATGAATTTAACGGAAATTTTATAAATTTAGTCGGAGCAAGCGGAGCCATAAGCGTGCTTCTTGGCATCATGGCATTTCTTGATAGAAGCAGTGCCAAAGGGCTTTTAATAGCTATCTTGCTTATGAGTTTCGTGCCTTTGATAATGGGCGTAAATGTCGCTTGGTATGCGCATATAATAGGCTTTACAGTAGGGTATTTTGTAATGAAAGCGAGAATTTTATGA
- a CDS encoding D-alanine--D-alanine ligase yields the protein MKFGILFGARSYEHEISIVSAIALKNMLKIEPVFVFCDKFREFYLIEAKDMKANFFSSGNYKKSKKLLLKNGGFFAGGMFGEKKIEVDVFINLIHGMDGEDGKMAALLDFYEIRYIGPRLEASAMSYNKELTKLLAVKAGVKALKYEVLRRGDTLNLALPVILKPVRLGSSIGVSVVKDDGELEYAQDVAFEFDTQVLVEPFIEGVKEYNLAGCKIDGKIKFSIIEEPKKKEFLDYEQKYMSFSSESRAKEADISEALMAKLKESFERIYSCGFDGALIRCDFFVIDDEVYLNEINPNPGSLANYLFSDFEETINSLAKNLPKERDIKIDYQFINSITSAKGKL from the coding sequence ATGAAATTTGGAATTTTATTTGGCGCTAGAAGCTACGAGCATGAAATCAGCATCGTAAGCGCAATAGCTCTAAAAAACATGCTTAAAATCGAGCCGGTGTTTGTATTTTGCGATAAATTTAGGGAGTTTTATCTAATCGAAGCAAAAGACATGAAGGCAAATTTCTTTAGCTCGGGCAACTATAAAAAGAGTAAAAAGCTACTGCTTAAAAACGGCGGATTTTTTGCGGGCGGGATGTTTGGCGAGAAAAAGATAGAGGTTGATGTGTTTATAAATTTGATACACGGCATGGACGGAGAAGACGGCAAAATGGCTGCCTTGCTTGATTTTTACGAGATAAGATATATCGGTCCTAGGCTTGAAGCAAGCGCGATGAGTTACAACAAAGAGCTAACCAAGCTTTTAGCCGTAAAAGCAGGCGTTAAGGCGCTAAAATACGAAGTCTTGCGCAGGGGCGATACACTAAATTTAGCGCTTCCCGTCATACTAAAACCTGTTCGCCTAGGCAGCTCTATCGGAGTAAGCGTGGTAAAGGATGATGGCGAGCTTGAGTATGCACAGGACGTGGCGTTTGAGTTTGACACTCAGGTTTTGGTTGAGCCGTTTATAGAGGGCGTGAAGGAATATAACCTAGCAGGCTGCAAGATAGACGGCAAGATAAAATTTTCGATCATCGAAGAGCCAAAAAAGAAAGAATTCCTTGACTACGAGCAAAAATACATGAGCTTTTCAAGCGAGAGTAGAGCAAAAGAAGCCGATATAAGCGAGGCTCTTATGGCAAAACTAAAAGAGAGTTTTGAGAGAATTTATAGCTGTGGATTTGACGGAGCGCTTATCAGATGTGATTTTTTCGTGATAGATGATGAAGTCTATCTAAACGAGATAAATCCAAATCCCGGAAGCCTTGCAAACTATCTATTTAGCGACTTTGAAGAGACTATAAATTCGCTCGCTAAAAACTTGCCAAAAGAGCGCGATATAAAGATAGATTATCAGTTTATAAACTCAATCACATCGGCTAAAGGAAAGCTGTAA
- a CDS encoding TonB-dependent receptor plug domain-containing protein, producing MKKSIALSAVLCVCLHAEIFTLGVVEVTAKDEGVSTPNVSVVNKKTIQLNNAKTVSDIAKLTPGVSLRGGAYARNETSISIRGLSSTQIPVYIDGIPVYVPYDGNMDLSRFTTYDLSRIDISKGASSVLYGPNALGGAINIVSLKPTRELEASLGYGARAGKDSGTLTNIVDARVATKQELFYVQVNGSFIENDGNPMTSNHDFVKDHSHVESRDKKVGLKLGFTPTDSDEYVISYSKQEGEKTGRLYEGRDKTDFFSDSYWYWPQWNKESIYFLSNTDFNNWYVKSKAYYDKFKNSLHNMSDSNFNQSAPGKRGFKSKYNDYTYGFGFEVGANIGENNILKFAPSYKRDVHRESDIDVPVQRYEDETLSLALEHTYFFTERTNLTTGISYDSRKAIKAEHYGIPAWESNPKAKKRLYEHPTKKDGSFNYQAIFKHSFTDEDELMLGFAKKTRFPTIKDRYSFRFGRFIPNPDLKAEEAYHYEVGYSKKFGDDFRLNAAIFYSDIRKKFETIVVQTKPKKIGQFQNIGNSDIYGFEFEAHANLMSNLKMGANYTYMHADSGKDGVYLTGIPKHKGFLYADLKIAPKFSLYISQEGETGRQSNSDGTFKPGGFMVTNVKFIANITKNLNVDVGVDNLFDKAYEYTEGFFGDGRTFFANIRYDF from the coding sequence ATGAAAAAGTCTATAGCTTTAAGTGCTGTGCTTTGCGTCTGCTTGCATGCAGAGATATTTACTCTTGGTGTAGTCGAAGTTACTGCAAAAGATGAAGGTGTATCGACACCAAACGTATCTGTGGTAAACAAAAAGACTATTCAATTAAACAATGCTAAAACTGTAAGTGACATAGCTAAACTTACTCCCGGAGTTAGCTTAAGAGGAGGAGCTTATGCTAGAAATGAAACCTCTATATCAATTAGAGGTCTTAGCTCTACTCAAATCCCCGTTTATATAGACGGAATTCCTGTCTATGTGCCTTATGATGGAAACATGGATTTAAGTAGATTTACCACTTACGATCTTTCTCGTATAGATATAAGCAAAGGTGCAAGTAGTGTTTTGTACGGACCAAACGCTCTTGGCGGCGCTATAAATATAGTAAGTTTAAAGCCCACAAGAGAGCTCGAGGCCTCTTTGGGTTACGGAGCAAGGGCCGGCAAGGATAGCGGAACGCTTACCAATATTGTAGATGCTAGAGTTGCTACCAAGCAGGAGCTTTTTTATGTTCAAGTTAATGGAAGCTTTATCGAAAATGACGGTAATCCTATGACCTCGAATCATGATTTTGTAAAAGATCATAGCCATGTTGAAAGTAGAGATAAAAAAGTAGGATTAAAACTCGGTTTTACTCCTACCGATAGCGATGAATACGTTATCAGCTATTCAAAGCAAGAAGGTGAAAAAACCGGTAGGCTTTATGAAGGTAGGGATAAGACGGATTTCTTTAGCGATTCTTACTGGTATTGGCCGCAGTGGAATAAAGAGAGTATTTATTTTCTATCCAATACTGATTTTAACAACTGGTATGTCAAGTCAAAAGCATACTATGATAAGTTTAAAAACTCGCTTCACAATATGAGCGATAGTAATTTTAACCAATCGGCACCTGGCAAAAGAGGTTTCAAAAGTAAATACAATGACTATACTTACGGATTTGGATTTGAGGTTGGAGCAAATATAGGCGAAAATAATATCCTTAAATTTGCACCAAGCTACAAAAGGGATGTGCATAGAGAAAGCGATATAGACGTGCCTGTGCAAAGATATGAGGATGAGACACTATCGCTTGCACTTGAGCATACCTATTTCTTTACAGAGAGAACTAATTTAACAACAGGTATAAGCTATGACTCAAGAAAGGCTATCAAAGCAGAGCACTACGGCATACCTGCTTGGGAGAGTAATCCTAAAGCCAAAAAGAGACTATATGAACATCCAACCAAAAAAGACGGATCGTTTAACTATCAAGCCATATTTAAACATAGTTTTACGGATGAAGATGAGCTTATGCTTGGCTTTGCCAAAAAAACAAGGTTTCCAACTATTAAAGATAGATACTCGTTTAGATTTGGTAGATTTATCCCAAATCCTGATTTGAAAGCTGAAGAGGCATATCACTATGAAGTTGGTTATAGTAAGAAGTTCGGTGATGATTTTAGGCTTAATGCCGCAATATTTTATTCTGATATCAGAAAGAAATTTGAGACTATAGTAGTGCAAACAAAGCCTAAAAAAATTGGACAATTTCAAAATATAGGTAACTCCGATATCTATGGGTTTGAATTCGAAGCTCATGCAAATTTGATGAGTAATTTAAAAATGGGTGCAAACTACACATATATGCACGCAGATTCAGGCAAAGATGGGGTTTATCTAACGGGTATCCCAAAACACAAAGGCTTTTTGTATGCAGATCTTAAGATCGCTCCTAAATTTAGCCTTTACATAAGCCAAGAGGGCGAAACAGGCAGACAAAGCAATAGTGACGGCACATTTAAACCCGGTGGATTTATGGTCACAAACGTAAAATTTATCGCAAATATTACGAAAAATCTTAACGTAGATGTGGGCGTGGATAATCTATTTGATAAGGCTTACGAGTATACAGAGGGATTTTTTGGCGACGGCAGAACATTTTTTGCTAACATAAGATATGATTTCTGA
- a CDS encoding ferritin-like domain-containing protein, which produces MRFFKELGEILLCGDRDKKFAEFKRFYSGYKVGHYEIVDDGEILELKEPSYAKFCDVVEMKNLDKKSSKQNKDAAFLHSIAHIEYSAIDIALDAAYRFRGLPKRYYDDWLEVAEDEIRHFEMIEQYMQNFGVKYGDMQVHNGLFVALKMTENSLLERMAVLPRYMEANGLDANAFMLKKLENNDTKAALKEILQVILDEEISHVSKGDRWFKFECERKNVDPNEYIAIVQRIYPNSFMQSRELNEEARLKSGFSALEIERIKQIARNRAYK; this is translated from the coding sequence ATGAGATTTTTTAAAGAGCTTGGTGAAATTTTACTTTGTGGTGACAGGGATAAAAAATTTGCCGAATTTAAGAGATTTTATAGTGGCTACAAAGTAGGGCATTACGAGATAGTCGATGACGGCGAAATTTTAGAGCTTAAAGAGCCAAGCTACGCTAAATTTTGCGATGTAGTAGAGATGAAAAATCTGGATAAAAAATCAAGCAAGCAAAATAAAGACGCAGCTTTCCTTCACTCGATCGCTCATATCGAATATAGCGCCATAGATATAGCGCTTGATGCGGCTTATCGCTTCCGAGGGCTTCCTAAGCGGTATTATGACGACTGGCTTGAGGTGGCTGAAGATGAGATCAGGCACTTTGAGATGATTGAACAATATATGCAAAATTTTGGCGTGAAATACGGCGATATGCAAGTTCACAACGGACTTTTTGTAGCGCTTAAGATGACTGAAAACTCACTGCTTGAGCGTATGGCTGTGCTTCCAAGATATATGGAGGCAAACGGACTTGATGCAAATGCTTTTATGCTTAAAAAACTTGAAAATAACGATACGAAAGCTGCCTTAAAAGAGATTTTGCAAGTGATTTTGGATGAGGAAATTTCACATGTCAGCAAGGGCGATAGGTGGTTTAAATTTGAGTGTGAGCGTAAAAACGTCGATCCAAACGAGTATATCGCTATCGTTCAGAGAATTTATCCAAATTCGTTTATGCAAAGCAGGGAGCTAAACGAAGAGGCTAGACTAAAGTCCGGATTTAGCGCTTTAGAGATAGAGCGCATCAAGCAAATAGCCAGAAATAGGGCGTATAAATAG
- the ruvA gene encoding Holliday junction branch migration protein RuvA: MIKAIEGVITKKEPAYLLLKTASGVTYGISISLFCSAKLEKGEKIELNITQIIREDANLLYGFLDASEQRMFEMLIKLNGIGASTAMAVCSSLNPNAFTNAIINGDADALKSVPGIGVKTARRIIAELSDAKLVADEAMPSHQHEAVLALESLGFKRDKISKALSTCTATNVSELIKEALKKLG, encoded by the coding sequence ATGATAAAAGCAATCGAAGGCGTAATAACCAAAAAAGAGCCTGCATACCTGCTACTTAAAACCGCAAGCGGCGTGACATACGGCATATCCATATCGCTTTTTTGCTCGGCAAAGCTTGAAAAAGGCGAAAAAATAGAGCTTAACATCACGCAAATCATCAGAGAAGACGCAAATTTACTCTACGGATTTTTAGACGCAAGCGAGCAAAGGATGTTTGAGATGCTCATCAAACTAAACGGCATAGGCGCAAGCACGGCTATGGCGGTATGCTCCAGCCTAAATCCAAACGCCTTTACTAACGCGATCATAAATGGCGATGCGGACGCTCTTAAATCAGTTCCCGGCATCGGTGTAAAAACCGCAAGGCGTATCATAGCCGAACTAAGCGACGCCAAACTAGTAGCCGATGAGGCGATGCCAAGCCACCAGCACGAGGCGGTCTTGGCACTTGAGAGTCTTGGATTTAAGCGAGATAAGATATCTAAAGCGCTTTCAACCTGCACGGCAACTAACGTAAGCGAGCTTATCAAAGAAGCTCTTAAAAAACTCGGATAA
- a CDS encoding alpha/beta fold hydrolase, which yields MASKEIIYKGKGYQISYEMLNLSNEHAIVFLHGWGASKEIMKKAFGKFLTGFKHIYIDMPGFGASNMHEPLYTKDYAEIMRLFLQEINITPTLIIGHSFGGKVATLLKPANLALLSSAGIVTKKPFFVRFKIAIFKILKALGFGFLYKFFATKDVKGMSKQMYETLKNVVNEDFTSEFKDYKGRAFIFWGEDDSATPLKSGEQIHRLIANSDFHPLKGDHFFFLLHANYINGVINSELNLKPNEELK from the coding sequence ATGGCGAGTAAGGAGATAATATACAAAGGCAAAGGCTACCAAATCAGCTACGAGATGCTAAATTTATCAAACGAACACGCGATAGTCTTTTTACACGGCTGGGGAGCAAGCAAAGAGATAATGAAAAAGGCTTTTGGCAAATTTCTAACTGGTTTTAAGCATATCTACATCGACATGCCCGGTTTTGGCGCTTCAAATATGCACGAGCCGCTTTATACGAAAGATTACGCCGAGATTATGAGACTGTTTTTACAAGAGATAAACATAACCCCAACTCTTATCATCGGGCACTCGTTTGGCGGCAAGGTCGCAACCCTGCTAAAGCCTGCAAATTTAGCTCTTTTAAGCAGTGCCGGCATAGTTACCAAAAAGCCGTTTTTTGTGAGATTTAAGATTGCTATTTTTAAAATTTTAAAAGCGCTTGGATTTGGCTTCTTGTATAAATTTTTTGCCACAAAAGATGTAAAAGGCATGAGCAAGCAGATGTATGAAACGCTTAAAAACGTCGTAAATGAGGACTTTACAAGCGAATTTAAAGACTACAAGGGCAGGGCGTTCATATTTTGGGGCGAAGATGATAGCGCAACTCCGCTAAAAAGCGGCGAGCAGATACATAGACTCATAGCAAATAGCGATTTTCATCCGCTTAAAGGCGATCACTTCTTTTTCTTGCTGCATGCAAATTATATCAACGGAGTTATCAACTCTGAATTAAATTTAAAGCCAAATGAGGAGCTAAAATGA